One Pseudochaenichthys georgianus chromosome 4, fPseGeo1.2, whole genome shotgun sequence DNA window includes the following coding sequences:
- the LOC117445074 gene encoding uncharacterized protein isoform X1: MSAVVKTLIQGRPVGKDFFLSSNIPFLDRDRPDAFSTRFQEEYRPFTSKKAEPFSPPTAAQVDHKDLRHIKEYRTDAKESYHAHKMPQITRIPAWTMLQTNFKMQTDPGEEAFLTTQSQQFCHQPFQPPPSPIRQIETPKAIQHAEKLPESTNQASYTPHNCCPVLKASAKHLAVFPTIKGDRRHQSLLSHYNNSFLGAWSRAAVPVEKHSGVAMGDPVNIVERETTHAVSFSRPTGCSPPVLTTERLKLSLGSLSPIWSSTTREAFPHYKIEDPVVVTKRNDNYSSLPKGDTDTRHDKERMSVTTNRTSFYDLSLTALPVHVPGTDLMTKSHVQFGPSRLSSMCYSTTAKENFSKQDGERARPAIPLPSNILSGAERDLNPSTTKCDYLPVKASRRTPFPSQQMSHLRFPLAHQYFRTIHSEEYTAKPLIFQRPGLSQLTTNFVIQ, translated from the exons ATGTCTGCCGTGGTGAAAACACTGATCCAAGGCCGTCCTGTGGGCAAAGACTTCTTCCTGTCTTCCAATATCCCATTTCTGGACAGGGACCGTCCGGATGCATTCTCAACACGTTTTCAGGAGGAATACAGGCCTTTTACTTCCAAGAAAGCAGAACCTTTTAGTCCACCTACAGCAGCCCAGGTGGACCACAAAGACTTGAGGCACATCAAGGAGTACCGGACAGACGCAAAGGAGTCCTACCACGCTCACAAAATGCCACAAATCACCCGCATCCCAGCCTGGACCATGCTACAGACTAACTTCAAGATGCAAACAGACCCTGGGGAGGAGGCTTTCCTCACCACACAGTCCCAGCAATTCTGCCACCAGCCTTTCCAGCCCCCTCCCTCTCCCATCCGACAGATAGAAACCCCCAAGGCGATCCAGCATGCAGAAAAGCTGCCAGAAAGCACCAACCAAGCCTCCTACACACCACACAATTGCTGTCCTGTTTTAAAAGCCTCAGCCAAACATCTAG CAGTGTTTCCCACGATCAAAGGGGACAGGCGCCATCAAAGTTTGCTCTCCCATTACAACAACAGCTTCCTGGGAGCCTGGAGCAGAGCAGCTGTGCCTGTGGAAAAG CACTCCGGAGTGGCTATGGGTGACCCTGTGAACATCGTAGAGAGAGAGACGACCCACGCTGTGTCATTCAGCCGACCCACTGGCTGCAG TCCACCTGTGCTGACGACGGAGCGTTTGAAGCTCAGCCTTGGAAGTCTCTCTCCGATATGGTCGTCCACAACCAGAGAAGCCTTCCCTCACTACAAGATTG AAGATCCAGTTGTTGTGACAAAGAGGAACGACAATTACAGTTCCTTGCCCAAAGGGGACACCGATACCCGCCACGACAAAGAGAGGATGTCTGTCACGACCAACAGAACCTCTTTCTATGAT CTGAGCCTAACAGCGCTTCCAGTTCATGTACCCGGAACTGACCTGATGACCAAGAGCCACGTACAGTTCGGCCCATCCCGTCTGTCGAGCATGTGCTACTCGACCACGGCCAAAGAAAACTTCAGCAAACAGGATGGAGAGCGGGCCAGACCAGCCATCCCGCTGCCCAGCAACATACTGAGTGGCGCAG AACGTGACTTGAACCCCAGCACCACCAAGTGTGATTACCTCCCTGTGAAGGCCAGCAGACGGACACCTTTTCCGTCACAGCAGATG
- the LOC117445074 gene encoding uncharacterized protein isoform X2, whose protein sequence is MSAVVKTLIQGRPVGKDFFLSSNIPFLDRDRPDAFSTRFQEEYRPFTSKKAEPFSPPTAAQVDHKDLRHIKEYRTDAKESYHAHKMPQITRIPAWTMLQTNFKMQTDPGEEAFLTTQSQQFCHQPFQPPPSPIRQIETPKAIQHAEKLPESTNQASYTPHNCCPVLKASAKHLAVFPTIKGDRRHQSLLSHYNNSFLGAWSRAAVPVEKHSGVAMGDPVNIVERETTHAVSFSRPTGCSPPVLTTERLKLSLGSLSPIWSSTTREAFPHYKIEDPVVVTKRNDNYSSLPKGDTDTRHDKERMSVTTNRTSFYDLSLTALPVHVPGTDLMTKSHVQFGPSRLSSMCYSTTAKENFSKQDGERARPAIPLPSNILSGAERDLNPSTTKCDYLPVKASRRTPFPSQQM, encoded by the exons ATGTCTGCCGTGGTGAAAACACTGATCCAAGGCCGTCCTGTGGGCAAAGACTTCTTCCTGTCTTCCAATATCCCATTTCTGGACAGGGACCGTCCGGATGCATTCTCAACACGTTTTCAGGAGGAATACAGGCCTTTTACTTCCAAGAAAGCAGAACCTTTTAGTCCACCTACAGCAGCCCAGGTGGACCACAAAGACTTGAGGCACATCAAGGAGTACCGGACAGACGCAAAGGAGTCCTACCACGCTCACAAAATGCCACAAATCACCCGCATCCCAGCCTGGACCATGCTACAGACTAACTTCAAGATGCAAACAGACCCTGGGGAGGAGGCTTTCCTCACCACACAGTCCCAGCAATTCTGCCACCAGCCTTTCCAGCCCCCTCCCTCTCCCATCCGACAGATAGAAACCCCCAAGGCGATCCAGCATGCAGAAAAGCTGCCAGAAAGCACCAACCAAGCCTCCTACACACCACACAATTGCTGTCCTGTTTTAAAAGCCTCAGCCAAACATCTAG CAGTGTTTCCCACGATCAAAGGGGACAGGCGCCATCAAAGTTTGCTCTCCCATTACAACAACAGCTTCCTGGGAGCCTGGAGCAGAGCAGCTGTGCCTGTGGAAAAG CACTCCGGAGTGGCTATGGGTGACCCTGTGAACATCGTAGAGAGAGAGACGACCCACGCTGTGTCATTCAGCCGACCCACTGGCTGCAG TCCACCTGTGCTGACGACGGAGCGTTTGAAGCTCAGCCTTGGAAGTCTCTCTCCGATATGGTCGTCCACAACCAGAGAAGCCTTCCCTCACTACAAGATTG AAGATCCAGTTGTTGTGACAAAGAGGAACGACAATTACAGTTCCTTGCCCAAAGGGGACACCGATACCCGCCACGACAAAGAGAGGATGTCTGTCACGACCAACAGAACCTCTTTCTATGAT CTGAGCCTAACAGCGCTTCCAGTTCATGTACCCGGAACTGACCTGATGACCAAGAGCCACGTACAGTTCGGCCCATCCCGTCTGTCGAGCATGTGCTACTCGACCACGGCCAAAGAAAACTTCAGCAAACAGGATGGAGAGCGGGCCAGACCAGCCATCCCGCTGCCCAGCAACATACTGAGTGGCGCAG AACGTGACTTGAACCCCAGCACCACCAAGTGTGATTACCTCCCTGTGAAGGCCAGCAGACGGACACCTTTTCCGTCACAGCAGATG TGA